Genomic window (Ureibacillus composti):
TTATCGGATGAAACAAGAATAAAAATTGCCTATGCCTTATCAATAGAAACGGAGTTATGTGTTTGTGATGTAGCCAATATCGTAGGAGCTACCACTGCAACGGCCTCACACCACTTAAGACTATTAAGAAATCTTGGCTTAGCTAAATATCGAAAAGAAGGGAAACTTGTATATTATTCGTTAGATGATGAACACGTAAAACAACTAATACAAGTGGCTTTTGCACACCAAAAGGAGGGAGCAAAAGTTGAATGAAGTAAAAGAAGCTGATGATAAAATAATATACCGTGTTGAAGGGTTTTCTTGTGCAAACTGTGCTGGTAAATTTGAACGAAATGTAAAGGAGATTCCTGGAGTTAAAGGTGCAAAAGTGAATTTTGGTGCGTCCAAAATTTCAGTATACGGTGAAGCTTCTGTTGAAGAGTTAGAAAAGGCCGGTGCATTTGAAAACTTAAAAGTTACGCCAGAAAAAAAGAGACGAATTCCACAACATGTGGATGAAAATAAGGTATACCGTGTTGAGGGGTTTTCTTGTGCAAACTGCGCGGGTAAGTTCGAACGAAATGTAAAAGAGTTACCTGGAGTAGCGGATGCAAAGGTGAATTTTGGTGCATCGAAAATTAGTGTAACAGGAAATGCAACAATTGAAGAGATTGAAAAGGCCGGTGCATTTGAAAACTTAAAAATATTTCCGGATAAACCACTACGACAAGATGCTGATTCAGGTTCTAGAGAAGTAAAGAAAGAAGTAAAAGTTCCGTTTTATGAAAAACATCAAACGTTACTGTTTTCTGCTCTATTAATTGTATTTGGGTATATTTCTTCATTCATCAATGGGGAAGATAATCTGATCACTGTGTTATTATTTTTAGCTTCCATTGTCATTGGTGGATTTTCATTATTTAAAGTAGGTTTCCAAAATTTAAAACGCTTAGATTTTGATATGCGAACATTAATGACAATTGCCGTTATTGGTGCAGCAATTATTGGTGAATGGGCAGAAGGAGCCGTTGTTGTAATTCTTTTTGCCATTAGTGAAGCACTGGAACGCTATTCAATGGAGAAGGCGAGACAATCTATTCGCTCGTTGATGGATATTGCACCAAAAGAAGCCCTTGTACGCCGTAATGGACAAGAACTATTGGTGCATGTTGACCAGATTGATGTTGGAGACCTTATGATTGTAAAACCCGGGCAAAAGATTGCTATGGATGGCACGGTGATCGTTGGTACCTCAACTGTAAATCAAGCAGCGATTACAGGAGAATCTGTTCCGGTCACAAAAACAATTGATGATGAGGTCTTTGCTGGGACATTAAATGAAGAAGGTCTTCTTGAAGTGAAAATTACGAAGCTTGTAGAGGATACAACGATATCAAAGATTATCGAATTGGTAGAAGAGGCCCAAGCAGAAAGGGCGCCATCTCAAGCATTCGTTGATAAATTTGCAAAATACTATACGCCTGTGATTATTGTGATTGCGGCTTTAGTGGCGATTTTACCTCCATTATTATTCGATGGAAGCTGGTCGACATGGGTGTACCAAGGACTTTCTGTTCTTGTAGTAGGATGTCCATGTGCGTTAGTTATTTCAACTCCAATATCCATTGTGTCGGCAATTGGGAATGCCGCAAAAAAAGGAGTTCTTATCAAAGGTGGCATTTATTTAGAAGAAATGGGCTCATTAAAAGCTATCGCCTTTGATAAAACAGGGACCCTAACAAAAGGTATTCCTGTTATGACAGATTTTATCGTGTTGAATGATCGTGAAAATCAAGAACAATTGCTATCAATTGTAACTACATTAGAAAATCGCTCCGGTCATCCACTTGCTACAGCTATCATGAAAAAAGCTGAGGAATCGAATATTTCTTATACAAATGTTGTGATTGATGATTTTACTTCTATTACGGGCAAGGGAATTAAAGGTTCTGTTAATGAAAAGACCTACTATGTTGGAAGTCCAAAGCTTTTTGAAGAATTATCGATTTCAAATTTCACAACTGAGAATAATCAATACGTATCGGGTCTTCAAAATGAAGGGAAAACCGTTATGATGGTTGGAACAGAAAATGAAGTTCTAGGTGTGATTGCCGTCGCTGATGAAGTTCGTGAATCAAGTAAACAAGTTATTCATCAGTTACATGAATTGGGGATTAAAAAGACGATTATGTTGACGGGAGATCATGGGGCCACAGCTAGAGCAATAGGTTCCCATGTCGCTGTATCTGACATTCAAGCAGAATTAATGCCTGAAGATAAATTAAATTTCATTAAACGATTAAGAGCGAAGTATGGAAATGTGGCGATGGTAGGAGATGGGGTGAATGACGCACCTGCATTGGCCGCTTCAACGGTTGGGATAGCAATGGGTGGTGCTGGCACTGATACCGCGTTAGAAACAGCAGATGTAGCGTTAATGGGTGATGATTTAACGAAGTTACCATTTACAATCAAACTAAGCCGTAAAGCATTAACCATCATAAAAACGAACATTGCCTTTGCATTAGGAATAAAGTTAATTGCCCTGTTATTAGTTGTTCCCGGATGGCTAACTCTGTGGATTGCCATCGCTTCTGATATGGGTGCCACACTATTAGTTTCACTCAATAGTATGCGACTTTTACGAGTGAAGGAATAAAACGAAGAAGCATGTCTAGAGAGGAAACTAGGCATGCTTTTAGTTTGCTTTATTACAACATTTATTAAGTTTATTTAAAGTATGTGTAAATAGGTAGGAATAGAGTCGATTTGTGTTGAAATAATTCTTTAAGATATAAATTGAGAAAAAGTGAGGAACTCCAATTATGAAAATTATCGCTCATCGAGGTTATTCTGCAAAATACCCAGAGAATACATTAGCAGCATTTCGTGCCGCCGCTCAGTTACCTATTTATGGAGTAGAATTTGATGTTCATTTAACAAAAGATCGTGAGCTTGTTGTTATACATGATGAAAAAATCGACCGTACCTCAAATGGTAGTGGCTTTGTGAAAGACATGACACTAGAGCAACTACGACAATTCGATTATGGTATTTGGTTTGGAGAAGAGTTCGCTGGCGAAAAAATCCCAACATTATCAGAGGTGTTAGAGATTTTCTCAAATACGGACCTTCATATTAATATTGAAATTAAGTCTGATATTTTTATCTACGAAGGTATTGAGGAACTAATATTACAAGAAGTGACTTCCCGAAAATTGGAAGACCGAGTGATTCTTTCGTCATTTGATCATGAGGCAGTACAGAAAGTGGCGGAATTAGCCCCAAACATAGAAAATGCTCCATTATTCGCAAATCCTGTATTAAATTTAAGGGATTATTTAATGCAAGTTCCTGCTAAAGCATTACACGTGTCTTTACCATCTGCCTTACGCTATCCTGTACGACAAGCCATCAAGGCAGGGGAAATTGTACGAGTTTACACAGTAAATGAGATTGAACATGCAGAACGCCTTCTACCATTAGGAGTTGACTCAATATTTACAGATGAGGTTGAGTTGATGCTCGAATTTTTGAATAGGGAAGTTAGAGAACTCTAATAAGGAAGGGAGTACAGCTATTTATCATATTTGTAAGGAATTGGGTTAAAATCCTAGGCTAAAGGTTAGGATAAATAATATATATAGTTAACCTTTATATTAATGAGGAAATAACCATACATGGAGCAAATATGGATAAAAAGTATAGGTTAAAAGTACTTCCAATTGTGAATTCGTTTGAAAAAGGTCAATTTATTGGAGGCATTGCCGAACTATTAGATTTAAGTTTATCGGAAAATAGAACTGTTGTAATCTTGTGTATTGGTACTGATCAGTCAACAGGGGATTCGTTTGGTCCGCTTGTTGGAAGTCTGCTAGTTAAAGGACAATGTTTATTTCCGGTTTTTGGAACATTAGAATACCCTGTTGACGCATTAAACTTACAATATACAATTAAAAAGATTTACAAAAAGTTTGAAAACCCAATTGTCTTTGCAGTAGATGCTAGTTTAGGTAAAAAGGAACAAATAGGTACACTTTATTTCCGAGAAGGTAGTTTATGTCCAGGCAAGTCCACATATAAAAAGCTCCCAGCGGTGGGGGACTTTCAGTTATGTGCAGTCGTTAATGAGTGTGATTCACCTTTTTTTCCTAGCAAAATTAATGAGACTAGACTATACCATGTTTATCTACTTGCAAACGAAGCGGCAAATATTATTATGCAGTGCTGTAAACTAACAACCAAAACATAAAAAATGAGCCACAATTAAGTGGCTCATTTTAAAAGCGTAAGATAGTATAAATTTTCGAAGTTTGAACAGTGTCTAGCTACGGCATCTACACCCTCTAGGTCACTTCGACAATTCCAGCGAAGGCAAAAAGCGCCTTCACCGGAACCGTCTCCAAAGTACAAGGATGTACGAGTGCCGACAATGCCACACGACGTGGCGTTATTGTTGGCAAGTGCTTGGGGCTCACACGATGTGAGTCATGTCGGCAACGCTCGCGCGTGTAGCGTTTTTGCCGACGCGGGTGTGAACGAGCCGCCTCCGCTTTTCTAACAATCATCCCCAAGGAGTACCAATAACAACAAATAATAACCAAGCAACTAGTGGGGCAACAAGTACGAACAATCCTGCCATTACAAGAAGTTGACGGAAATAAGAACGCTCATCTTCTGGTCGTGCATTCGATAAAAGTAGGGCACCATTTGTTGAGAATGGACTTAAATCCACGACACTTGAAGAAATGGAAATAGCAGCAATAACGCCTGTTGATGAAACTGCTGGGTCTTGTAAAATTGGTGTAGCTAAAGGAATAATTGCTGATAAGAATCCAGTTGTTGAAGCGAATGATGAAATAATACCACCAGTATAAGAAGCTACAAGTGAAGCAAGATATGAGTTATTTAAACTTGCAATAACATCTGTCATATATTGCAATGCACCGATTTCCTCTAAAACGCTTACATAAGTTACAATACCCGTTACCATCAAAATAGCAGGCCAAGGCATTGATTTAATGACTTCACTTTGAATTTTAGGTGTCATAAATGCAAGAACTAGCCCAATCATAAATGCACAGAAGCCCATATTTAACTTTAAGACTAAAGCTAAGACAATTAATACAGCGATTGCTAATAAAGTAAATGTACGTTGCCAGTTTAATTTTACGTCTTTAAGGTCTCCTTCTGCATCAGCTTCAACTGTTGCAGCCATACGTAACTGTACTTCTGAAGTACTTGAACGGAATAATTTCAGACCACCCATTGAGATATAGACGATTAAACCAATTAAGAAACAGAATAAGAAAGTATTTAAAAATAGAATAACTTCTTGATGATCAAGTGCACGTGTTTCCATTACTCCACTAACAATAATACCGAATAGGTTCAATGGTGAGAATGCACCACCAGTGATACCGATAATTAACATGACACCCATCATTAATGCATTAATATTATATCGATAAGCTAATCGCAATACGATTGGTGCTAAAATAGATGCTAACGCAATTGCAGATGTACCAATTGATGCTAAAGCTGTTCCTAAGAAGAAGACAACCCATGGAATAAGACCAAGGTTTCCTCGTACTAATTTTAATCCCCAGTTGGCAATTAAATCGATCGTACCAGTTTTTTGAACAATGGCGAACATGTAAGTAATACCAGCAAGTAATACAAATAAATCTGCTGGATAACCAGCAAAGATTGTATCAAGATCAAGGCCGCTAACCATCGTACCAATAATAAACGCGGCAACAAATCCTAATACCCCAATATTAATCGGGAAAATTGCCCCAATAACAAACATCAACAATAAAAAGATAATAGCGAACAATTCTAATGACATACTATTCCTCCCATCGACCCATTATTTAATTAACTGAAACGGTATTTGTTGTATATGAAACGTTGTTTTTATATAATTCTTCAATTTCATCACTTGAGTAACCTAAACTTTTTAATATTTCAGTAGAGTGTTCGCCTAGAAGTGGTGGGGCAGAGTATACTTCACCAGGAGTTTCAGATAATTTAACTGGAATACCTGTTAGTTTTAACTCCCCAATTGTTGGATGCTGAACTGTTTGGACCATTTCACGATCATAAACGTGTTCATCTTCATATAAATCACTAAAGGTATTAACAGGACCTACAGGAATTCCTATTTCCTTAAATTTGCTAATCCAATGTTTAGTAGTATTTTTCATAAAGATACTCTCTAATAAAGGGATGAGCTGATCTCGGTTTTTA
Coding sequences:
- a CDS encoding metalloregulator ArsR/SmtB family transcription factor: MGNKTDICEITCVDGEKVAGVQQLLSEQNPLEVAKVFKALSDETRIKIAYALSIETELCVCDVANIVGATTATASHHLRLLRNLGLAKYRKEGKLVYYSLDDEHVKQLIQVAFAHQKEGAKVE
- a CDS encoding heavy metal translocating P-type ATPase, giving the protein MNEVKEADDKIIYRVEGFSCANCAGKFERNVKEIPGVKGAKVNFGASKISVYGEASVEELEKAGAFENLKVTPEKKRRIPQHVDENKVYRVEGFSCANCAGKFERNVKELPGVADAKVNFGASKISVTGNATIEEIEKAGAFENLKIFPDKPLRQDADSGSREVKKEVKVPFYEKHQTLLFSALLIVFGYISSFINGEDNLITVLLFLASIVIGGFSLFKVGFQNLKRLDFDMRTLMTIAVIGAAIIGEWAEGAVVVILFAISEALERYSMEKARQSIRSLMDIAPKEALVRRNGQELLVHVDQIDVGDLMIVKPGQKIAMDGTVIVGTSTVNQAAITGESVPVTKTIDDEVFAGTLNEEGLLEVKITKLVEDTTISKIIELVEEAQAERAPSQAFVDKFAKYYTPVIIVIAALVAILPPLLFDGSWSTWVYQGLSVLVVGCPCALVISTPISIVSAIGNAAKKGVLIKGGIYLEEMGSLKAIAFDKTGTLTKGIPVMTDFIVLNDRENQEQLLSIVTTLENRSGHPLATAIMKKAEESNISYTNVVIDDFTSITGKGIKGSVNEKTYYVGSPKLFEELSISNFTTENNQYVSGLQNEGKTVMMVGTENEVLGVIAVADEVRESSKQVIHQLHELGIKKTIMLTGDHGATARAIGSHVAVSDIQAELMPEDKLNFIKRLRAKYGNVAMVGDGVNDAPALAASTVGIAMGGAGTDTALETADVALMGDDLTKLPFTIKLSRKALTIIKTNIAFALGIKLIALLLVVPGWLTLWIAIASDMGATLLVSLNSMRLLRVKE
- a CDS encoding glycerophosphodiester phosphodiesterase, with protein sequence MKIIAHRGYSAKYPENTLAAFRAAAQLPIYGVEFDVHLTKDRELVVIHDEKIDRTSNGSGFVKDMTLEQLRQFDYGIWFGEEFAGEKIPTLSEVLEIFSNTDLHINIEIKSDIFIYEGIEELILQEVTSRKLEDRVILSSFDHEAVQKVAELAPNIENAPLFANPVLNLRDYLMQVPAKALHVSLPSALRYPVRQAIKAGEIVRVYTVNEIEHAERLLPLGVDSIFTDEVELMLEFLNREVREL
- the yyaC gene encoding spore protease YyaC, whose protein sequence is MDKKYRLKVLPIVNSFEKGQFIGGIAELLDLSLSENRTVVILCIGTDQSTGDSFGPLVGSLLVKGQCLFPVFGTLEYPVDALNLQYTIKKIYKKFENPIVFAVDASLGKKEQIGTLYFREGSLCPGKSTYKKLPAVGDFQLCAVVNECDSPFFPSKINETRLYHVYLLANEAANIIMQCCKLTTKT
- a CDS encoding SLC13 family permease, giving the protein MSLELFAIIFLLLMFVIGAIFPINIGVLGFVAAFIIGTMVSGLDLDTIFAGYPADLFVLLAGITYMFAIVQKTGTIDLIANWGLKLVRGNLGLIPWVVFFLGTALASIGTSAIALASILAPIVLRLAYRYNINALMMGVMLIIGITGGAFSPLNLFGIIVSGVMETRALDHQEVILFLNTFLFCFLIGLIVYISMGGLKLFRSSTSEVQLRMAATVEADAEGDLKDVKLNWQRTFTLLAIAVLIVLALVLKLNMGFCAFMIGLVLAFMTPKIQSEVIKSMPWPAILMVTGIVTYVSVLEEIGALQYMTDVIASLNNSYLASLVASYTGGIISSFASTTGFLSAIIPLATPILQDPAVSSTGVIAAISISSSVVDLSPFSTNGALLLSNARPEDERSYFRQLLVMAGLFVLVAPLVAWLLFVVIGTPWG